One Methanobacterium sp. genomic window, AAATTGTTTCTCCAATAATATATTTACCTTTAGATGTGACTTTAAAATCTGCGTTACCCATATATATATCGTCAGTTTTCTTGGTAACAATTGAATAAATACATTTAGCACTTTATTGATATCTTTTTTATATAATGACACCCATATTATGAATATATATTTATTATTATTGTATTTTTTATCCTTAGAAAAAATTATTGCTGTTAAATCAATGTAAACATTATGAAAAATATAACGCTACAATGGATTAAATTTTAAAATTGGATGCTGAAAAAATGAGAATTGGAGGCCATATCACATCAACTCTGGAATTTCCAGGTCATATGTCCATTGTGTTTTTCACTGCAGGATGTAACCTATTATGTTCCTACTGCCACAATCCAGAACTTATCGATGTGGATGGAGGGGAAGATATTCCATTAAAAGAGTTATATAGGATAATTCAAGATTCAAGTGATTTTATTGATGCAGTGGTTATTACAGGTGGTGAACCTCTCTTGCAGAGTGATGATGCCAAAAAACTATTAGAGTGCTGTCATGATTATGATTTAAAGACCAAACTTGACACCAATGGATGTTATCCAAAAAAGCTTAAAAAAATTATTGGTGTGGTAGATTACGTTGCCTTAGATGTTAAAGCACCCTTCGATGCATATAAAGAAATCATTGGTGATGATGTTGGTGATTTAGTAAAAAAAAGCATGGAACTTTGCTATGATTCAGATTGTTTCCTTGAATGCAGAACTACCTACGTGCCATCCCTAATGAATCCAACAGATATGGAAAAAATCGCCAAAGAAATTACTTGCGATCTGTATACAATTCAACAGTTTAGAAATCGTACCGTTTTAGATGAAAAACTTCAAAACACACCCAACACCACTCGAAAAGAGCTTCTCAAGATTGCTAATAAAATAAAACCTTTTTTAGATAATGTTAAAATTAAAACTGGTGAATTCGGGGATGAAATTATAAAGTAATCCCTATTTATGCCCCCTTACAACAATGAAAGATCCTTCCCCATATCCATCTTTCACAGAAAAAACATCTTTTAATTTTTCCCCCACTTTAAATACTGCCTGTTTGAACCTGAAATCTCTGAAATGAGCCTTTTCCATATATGAAACAACCTCTTTTACTGAGTAAAATCTTGCATCTTTATAAAAAGTGCTTTCATTTCTATTTTTTTCATACATTTTTCCCATAGGACTTTCAGCATTTATAAAACCAACAATTAAGTAACCTCCAGGTTTTAACACCCTATAAGCTTCTTTAAACGCTTTACTAATATTATCTAAAAAACAGATGGTAGTTACCATTAAAATAAAATCAAAATGGGAATCAGGGAATGGGAGTGACTCAGCAACTCCTTCAATAAATTTTATACCCCTTTTTTCAGCGAGTTTGCCCATCTTTTTCGATGGATCAATTCCTAATTTAATACCAAGTGGCGCTGCAAAACGTCCGCTTCCAACACCAATCTCAATACTATTTTCACTTTCAGGTAACAACTCTTTAACTGCTTGTAATTCTAATTCATAAATAGAACTATTTTTATCAAACCATTCATCGTATTTTTGTGAATAATTTTCAAAAGGTTCAAATTTTTCCATTCTCTCAGTTCCTTCAATATATAAAATGCTGTTGAGATTAATTTTATATAATATAAGATATTTTTTAGATAGTTAATAATTTTTTATAGGATACAATAAGATATAATCTTCCAAAATAGTGATATTTTTAAATAATTGGCAATTATTAGATTAATTTATTCGATTTTAAAAGAAATTTAGAAGTATTATATATTTTCTATAAAATAAAGATACAATTACATGATTAAACAATAAAATACATGAATTGAAGAATTAAATAAGCTTTGAAATAAAAAAAGGTGAACATTAATTGATAGGAATAAGCGCTGATTTTGATCCAGTTCACTTGGGACATGTTGATCTCATCCAGAAAGCCAGAGAAGTTGCTGATAAAAAAGATACTCAAGTGGTGATTTACCTTAACAAAGGTTACAGTGCCAATCACGCCCCTTTTTTCACCAAATTCGAGGCAAGGAGCAAGATGGCCCTTGAAGCTGGGGCTGATAGGATAGTGCCCATTGAAGGCTTGCATCACAGGCTCACCATGGCCTACACCGTTCCCATAAGGATTGCTCTGATGATCCAAGATGGTGTCACTGATTATGTGGATGCGACTGAAGTCGACCCTGCTCGGATTAAAAAATACGCTGCTAGTTTCATTAAGCGTGGTATTTTCAGTGGCATTCCTCGCAACTTACCTAATCGTAATGTGATCCGATGGTTTGCAGTTAACGAGTTTCTTAACTTGCGATTCAAACGAAAAATGAAATTTCATTTCATACCGGAAGGTAAAGTGAAAGGAGAAAAAATATCAGGTAGACAAATCCGTCGAGAGATTCTGGAAAATAATTTAAAGATAACCCCAAATGTGGCAAAAGTTCTACCTGATTCAACTATTAATATTTTAGAAGATGAGATAGAAGAAGGAAACATACCCTGTGAAAGGAACCTTGAAGTTGTACTTAACCGTTTGAACACCAGCCCCCGCCATGAACTCCTGAAAATTGCTCATTTAAATGCTTCTGCTGTGGAGCATATCATCCAGGGACGATGGTATCAAGCAGAAAATCAAGTATGGGCTTCACTGCGCCAAGCTGGTTACGGTCCAGTGTTGAGTAGGTTAGCCCTTAGCTGTGTGGAAGAAGATGTTAGCCGTAGAGAAATATATGAACTTATTATTGACTATGAAAAACAGGGCATCATCCCTCCTGATCAGACTATGGGACAAGTTATAGCAAGGGCGTGGTATGTTGCTTCCATGGTGGAGAAAGGACTCACCAGTTCTGAAGCCCATGAAAAATTCCGCAAAGGATCCAGAGCAAAAGATAAGCCACAATATTCCTTTGAAGCTGGGCTTCATCTTCGACGTTTTGAACTTGAATCATTAAAAGAAGGGATGGAAGCTCATCTTTATGTAGATAAGAGAGGTGTGTTGGCTTGTGAGCTGAAACCCCCTGGTCGTAAAGTTAAAAGTCCCTTAAAATTATCGGGTAAAATGGCCACCTATCTGCGATTATTAGTTGATTCTCAAGTAATTCCCCTTCGAGGAGAACTTGTAAAGAAAAAGAGTGGTTGGAGAATCAAATTACAAGTAGGGATATGAAGTTTGCTGATAATCATCATCCATTTTAGTGGATGGAAAATTTAATAAAATAAGAACTTATTTCCGTTTTAGTGTTCTGGAACATCATCGTGGTGAGCTTCATGGTGTTCCACCACTGGACAAGCCCAGTTAGGACAGAAGGTCATCACCAGTTTGCCCTTATCCGTGACAATATAAAAACGCCAACAATTGTTTTCATACGCTTTAAAGGAGCAACTCATCACTTTTCTACCTTCAAGTTTCTTTATGTACTCCTGACATTCTTTTACATGATTTTGATCAGGCATTTGAACCAAATCCATTTAAAATCCACAATAAATGGTTTTCATATGTCACTGCTGATGTCTATCCTTATTATATAGTATATTATTTTCATAAATCCTATATAATTATTACTATTGTACAATAGCTAATTTTCCCCTTTAAAAGCTATTTTTCTTAAATTTCCGAAATACGTCTCTATAATCAGTTGGTTTTTCTGATATGTAACCCAATTTATCGTGAAGGTGATGGAAGAACTCACTAGTAGCACGAGTAACCAGGGGATCTTCATATTTTGATAGAAATTTGGATACTTCCTCCATTTCCTGAGCACGTCTATGACTATGTAATGTGCTACTTTTAAGACGAGAAACTGATGAGTCTTTAAAATTTGATCCTTCAGTTTGACTGAGGTAACGCCATAAAATTTCATCCAAACCCATCTGAAAAGCAGCATAAAATGATTCAAAAAGAAGGGCTGAAACACCTTTAGTATAAGCACTGCGAAGCATCTTCAAACCAGATGCTTGACCCAATTGTGAGCCAATCACTTCTATATTCATACCATAATTCTTTAATTCAGCAAAAATTTCAGCACGCGGACCTGAAGCTATTATGGGTGTTTTTAATCCATTTTTTATGCTGCCCATTATGGCAGCGTCAACAGTGTAGCCTTCGGCAATGTAAGTTGAAGCTTCATTTATTGTGGCAGGAGATACATTATTTAAATCCACATAAATTCCATTAAAATTTTTCCCCACATTTTTGGCTACATTTACTGCTTCAGCAGGGATAACAGCTGATAACAATATATCACAGGATTTTGCAAGTTCTGAATAAGTTGAACATAAATAAACACCAGTTGATTTTGCTGATTCTGCTGATTTATGACTTCTTCCATCTGTACACGTTAAAACTTTAAGTCCGTGGTCTATCAACCCATTAGATAATGTTTGTGCCACTTCTCCGAATCCTATAAAACCTAATTTCATTGTATCATCCCCTTAATTCATGGATATATTCGCAATATGATACTTTATAAAAAACCCATTAGCATATATAAACCTGCAGAGGCTATTATTACTCCAGATATTATCCTAATCCAATCTGAATGCTTTATCATAAAATCAAAACGGATTTTTGACATTAACATAGCCATTATGAATATTGTTAAGGAAAATCCCCCGGCAAAAAGGGTCATGTTAATAACACTAAAACTTAAATCGCCTGTTGATGCACTATAAGTTGCTATTGCAACCACGTAGGGACCGAAACATGGTGACCAAGCCAAACAAGTTAAAAACCCCATTAAAAATGATCCTAAAATGCCTTTACGAGAGTTTGATTTGCTGAAGATGCTGGTTGTTGGCAAGTTAAACATATTTTTCATGGCAATTAAAAGAATTCCAGTTACCACCAGGATCAGCGCAGCGGTTATTCGGAAATATAATAGATAATAATTTATCGCCGCCGTGAATATGGCGGTAAGGATAGTTACGCTGGCAAAAAATAAGAAAAATCCTAAATTGAAAGATATTATCTCCAAAGTCGTTCTTTTGAGTATGGAAAAACCTACAATAACTGGTATCAGAGGCAGAACACATGGTGAGATGGTTGATGCCATCCCTGCCAAAAAGGACAGTATGTAACTAGTTTCCATTTTATCCTCTGAAATCGGTTGAAATGTTTTAGTATATTAGAAAGGAATTGTCCCATCAAATTATAATTTATAGTTGAGTTAATAGTTGTTCTGGGCTTTGATATCCAATGATCCGCTTTATTTCCCGGCCGTTATAATCCAGGATTATTATGGTAGGAAGACTGTAAGCTTGATATTTTTGACTTAACTGGGGGTTTGCATCCACATCCAGTTTTAGCAATACATAGTTTTTCATTAATTTTTCTTTAACTTCCGAAGATGCATAGGTTAGATCATCCATCTGTGTGCAATATACGCACCAATCTGCATAGAAGTAAATAAATATCTTCTTGTGGGTATTTTTTGCTACTTGAATGGCATGATTATAATCATTGTCCCATTTTATAGACGATTTTGGGTCTTTATTTGTTTCATCACTATTTAAACTCGAAACAATTACTGCCACAATTAGTAATCCGATGAAAATTAATACTAAACTAATGGAATGTTTGTTCATACTCTTTTATTGGACTTATGATTTAATATATCTACTTTAATAGATTTCAGCCACAAAATATATAAAAAATATGGAAAAAGGAGTTAAATTAGTTTAATTTTAAAACTACATTATCTCCAACTTCAACACCGGTTTCCCGTGCTATTGGTTTGCACTTAGCATTAAATAGGCAGAAGACAGGTTTTTTCCCGAGGTCTATTTCACCAAGGCCTTCATAATTTCCCAAACCTTTGGCGATAATTAGATCAGTTTCCTGGAATTCTTGTTTGAAATCATCAGAAAGATCATGATAGATTACCCCAATGGAATCAGTTCCAGTGGTTGTTAATCTTGCTACTTCATCAAGACCAACATCCAATGCTTCCTTCATACAAGCATCGTTGAGAATGGGATACTTTTTAAGAGCTACAGTTACTTCAACATTGTATTCATCTAACTTTTTAATTAATAACTTATCAAATACTATCTCACCCACATTATCAGCTAGATAAATAACAGTTTTAGCTTTTTGAAGTTCAGTCTCCAGTTGGGGTGTATGATCAATGGCCAGATCTTTTTCTATAGTAGACATGACCAGTTCTTCAATGTCAGTTTCTAATCCTAAAGCCCCAAAATCAAGAATATTACCAGCAATCGCTGCTTTAAGATAATTTTTAAGGGATTTGTCTTTTTCCAATAACTTTTCTACACGAGGTAGAAATTGAATTGCAATCTGGTCTGATATTTCCCGTAGATCATGGTATGGATCAGGGTTTTCAGTTTCACGTTTGATAGTACGGTGTATCTCCGTACCAATCTGATTAGATACTGCTCCTTTTTTAAATTTTTTACAGAGAATTTGGTTGATCATTTCTGTTACTTTCATTTTTAGATCTTCATCATCAGTTGCCAGATCTAGAGCTTCTCTTGCTTGTCTGAGAAAGCATGATGCGCATTCGTAGTGTACTTTCATCATTTCACCTTAGAATTATTAAATGATTAAGAAATTAAAGGCTAACAGGTGCAGGGGAAAGGCAGAGGATAAAAATTATCAATATTACAACGGCTATTATTTTTCGGTTACCATCTAGAGAACTAATATTGTCCTGAGCACCAGGATGTCCTTTTCCAAAAAAGAAAATGACCCCCATTAGTAATGCCATAATATACCAGCCCAATATGATAGTTATCACTACCCCTCCAATTGAAACAATTTTGTGAAAATTTTGGCCGAAAAGTGACCTAACTATGTGTCCACCATCTAGATAAGCCACTGGCATCAGATTTAGCATGGTAACGATAATCCCCACCCAACCAGCAAAGGCAACAGGGTGGAGAAGTAATATCTGACCTTCACTTGCAGTTGGAGCTGCCAGAAATGTGAGTAATTCCATTATAGGTGGTGGTAGAAAAAGCATGGAAGTATCAGTATTTACACCTAATGTGGATAAGTTCAGACCAATTAAAATAATCGGGATAGCAACTAGGAAGCCAGCCAAAGGACCACTGTATCCTAAATCAAATAATGCTTTTCGATTAGGTATTGGAGATTTAACGTTTATTAAAGCCCCAAAAGTTCCAATTATAGTTGGTGCAGGAATAAAATAAGGTAAAGTAGCACTTATTCCGTGTTTACGTGCTGCTAAATAATGGGCCGTCTCATGAGCCCCTATAATTCCAAGTAAAGAGGCAGAAAATGCAATAGCTTGCCATATGTCCCCTTTTCCCAGAATATACCCTGCAAATAAGGTTGTGCATATGGTGGCTAGGAAAAGAATAATATTAAAAATAATCCTTGATTCGCCCTTTTCCGGCTTTTTGGCAATATTTATTTTATAATAATTGCCTTCTGGATTAATAAAAGGAATGAAACCATGTTTGGCCAGTTCTTGTGCCAGTGCTTGGAAACTTTCCGGATTATAATTTCCCACTAAAAAATAGGATTCTTTTCCCATTCCATCTTTATGGAATCCGATTAAAGGAAAATGATGAGAAATTGATTGTTCAATTAGAGTAAAGTCATCCACTGAAACACGTCCAGGATTGATTTATCCACCATAAATTACTTTAATTACTTCTATTAAATCCCCATCTTCTATTATTTCTTCTTCAATGATGATTGAATGATTTTTCTTAACAACAACAGTTTCTACAGGTATTTCTATCATTTGAAGCAAATCTTTAACTGTTTTTCCTTCATCAATATCCAATTGTTTTTCATCTTCTCCAATGACAACTGTTACTTGCATATCTTCAAATCCTGATTTAGTTAAGGAATGTTAACTCAACAATGTAATCATACCACAATCACATTGAAATAATTAATCTATTCTTGTAGTATTTAAATAAATCATCTCACTGATTCCATGACAATCTAAAACTACATGCTTTGCATATTTTATCAGCAGCCGGCTCGTTACATTCCTGGCAAACTCCCATAGGACTTTTTTGTGAAAATTTTTCTCTTAATACTGGTTTAATTTTATCGAAACCTCTTAAAGTAGAGTACATTATAGTAGGATGTTCCTTGCTGATTTCTTTGAGAAAAACACCTACCTTTGCACGGAAAGAATCTCCAGCATAGGGACAGCTAGCTAGATGAAC contains:
- a CDS encoding site-2 protease family protein, with protein sequence MDDFTLIEQSISHHFPLIGFHKDGMGKESYFLVGNYNPESFQALAQELAKHGFIPFINPEGNYYKINIAKKPEKGESRIIFNIILFLATICTTLFAGYILGKGDIWQAIAFSASLLGIIGAHETAHYLAARKHGISATLPYFIPAPTIIGTFGALINVKSPIPNRKALFDLGYSGPLAGFLVAIPIILIGLNLSTLGVNTDTSMLFLPPPIMELLTFLAAPTASEGQILLLHPVAFAGWVGIIVTMLNLMPVAYLDGGHIVRSLFGQNFHKIVSIGGVVITIILGWYIMALLMGVIFFFGKGHPGAQDNISSLDGNRKIIAVVILIIFILCLSPAPVSL
- a CDS encoding cytochrome c biogenesis protein CcdA, encoding METSYILSFLAGMASTISPCVLPLIPVIVGFSILKRTTLEIISFNLGFFLFFASVTILTAIFTAAINYYLLYFRITAALILVVTGILLIAMKNMFNLPTTSIFSKSNSRKGILGSFLMGFLTCLAWSPCFGPYVVAIATYSASTGDLSFSVINMTLFAGGFSLTIFIMAMLMSKIRFDFMIKHSDWIRIISGVIIASAGLYMLMGFL
- a CDS encoding class I SAM-dependent methyltransferase; its protein translation is MEKFEPFENYSQKYDEWFDKNSSIYELELQAVKELLPESENSIEIGVGSGRFAAPLGIKLGIDPSKKMGKLAEKRGIKFIEGVAESLPFPDSHFDFILMVTTICFLDNISKAFKEAYRVLKPGGYLIVGFINAESPMGKMYEKNRNESTFYKDARFYSVKEVVSYMEKAHFRDFRFKQAVFKVGEKLKDVFSVKDGYGEGSFIVVRGHK
- a CDS encoding MoaD/ThiS family protein; its protein translation is MQVTVVIGEDEKQLDIDEGKTVKDLLQMIEIPVETVVVKKNHSIIIEEEIIEDGDLIEVIKVIYGG
- a CDS encoding thioredoxin fold domain-containing protein, encoding MAVIVSSLNSDETNKDPKSSIKWDNDYNHAIQVAKNTHKKIFIYFYADWCVYCTQMDDLTYASSEVKEKLMKNYVLLKLDVDANPQLSQKYQAYSLPTIIILDYNGREIKRIIGYQSPEQLLTQL
- a CDS encoding anaerobic ribonucleoside-triphosphate reductase activating protein, with the protein product MRIGGHITSTLEFPGHMSIVFFTAGCNLLCSYCHNPELIDVDGGEDIPLKELYRIIQDSSDFIDAVVITGGEPLLQSDDAKKLLECCHDYDLKTKLDTNGCYPKKLKKIIGVVDYVALDVKAPFDAYKEIIGDDVGDLVKKSMELCYDSDCFLECRTTYVPSLMNPTDMEKIAKEITCDLYTIQQFRNRTVLDEKLQNTPNTTRKELLKIANKIKPFLDNVKIKTGEFGDEIIK
- a CDS encoding NAD(P)-dependent oxidoreductase, giving the protein MKLGFIGFGEVAQTLSNGLIDHGLKVLTCTDGRSHKSAESAKSTGVYLCSTYSELAKSCDILLSAVIPAEAVNVAKNVGKNFNGIYVDLNNVSPATINEASTYIAEGYTVDAAIMGSIKNGLKTPIIASGPRAEIFAELKNYGMNIEVIGSQLGQASGLKMLRSAYTKGVSALLFESFYAAFQMGLDEILWRYLSQTEGSNFKDSSVSRLKSSTLHSHRRAQEMEEVSKFLSKYEDPLVTRATSEFFHHLHDKLGYISEKPTDYRDVFRKFKKNSF
- a CDS encoding DUF89 family protein — protein: MKVHYECASCFLRQAREALDLATDDEDLKMKVTEMINQILCKKFKKGAVSNQIGTEIHRTIKRETENPDPYHDLREISDQIAIQFLPRVEKLLEKDKSLKNYLKAAIAGNILDFGALGLETDIEELVMSTIEKDLAIDHTPQLETELQKAKTVIYLADNVGEIVFDKLLIKKLDEYNVEVTVALKKYPILNDACMKEALDVGLDEVARLTTTGTDSIGVIYHDLSDDFKQEFQETDLIIAKGLGNYEGLGEIDLGKKPVFCLFNAKCKPIARETGVEVGDNVVLKLN
- a CDS encoding adenylyltransferase/cytidyltransferase family protein; this translates as MIGISADFDPVHLGHVDLIQKAREVADKKDTQVVIYLNKGYSANHAPFFTKFEARSKMALEAGADRIVPIEGLHHRLTMAYTVPIRIALMIQDGVTDYVDATEVDPARIKKYAASFIKRGIFSGIPRNLPNRNVIRWFAVNEFLNLRFKRKMKFHFIPEGKVKGEKISGRQIRREILENNLKITPNVAKVLPDSTINILEDEIEEGNIPCERNLEVVLNRLNTSPRHELLKIAHLNASAVEHIIQGRWYQAENQVWASLRQAGYGPVLSRLALSCVEEDVSRREIYELIIDYEKQGIIPPDQTMGQVIARAWYVASMVEKGLTSSEAHEKFRKGSRAKDKPQYSFEAGLHLRRFELESLKEGMEAHLYVDKRGVLACELKPPGRKVKSPLKLSGKMATYLRLLVDSQVIPLRGELVKKKSGWRIKLQVGI